The Carassius gibelio isolate Cgi1373 ecotype wild population from Czech Republic chromosome A19, carGib1.2-hapl.c, whole genome shotgun sequence genome segment AGAGACATCAAGAGCACGGTTCAGGAAAACTCTGCTATGCTAAAGAAACTATTAAAAGACAATAAAGGTTCTGAGGTCCCTAGCAGTACCAGCATTCCTCCTAAAGATGTTAACACAAACATAAAACTGCCTCTTAAAACCATTAAAGAAGTTGCCAGGACTGAAAGACAGCTTGAAAAGAATGCCACAACACGCGAAAAATATGTGAGTTGACACAGCATTTAAAGAAAGGGATAAAGTACACTCATTATAGCAAAATATCCTCTCAGCTGTAGCTCCTGTAAGGGGTTTATTCTGCAATAATTACCATGCATTATTCCACAGCTACttactgaataaaaaagaaaaaatggatatcaaatgcagttttataatattaatgcagATTCATTATTATTCTTCTACTGTACATGAACATTTTGTGGtgcatatacaaaatatttttgtattcaaaaGTATTCCAAGacatgtaatattaattaacaacacctaataaaatagttataaaatagtatttatttttttataggtaAGATGTTTGTCAAGACTTGGAGGTTTTGGGCAAAAGGATGTGATTAAGAATATAATGCAGCATCTCCTAACAGATGATCTGGCCTCGAAGTTTAACTGGCAGGGGAGAGGAAATAAAAAGCCTTTCTCTAAGCTTATTTTAACAGATGTGATCAGAGGTAATCACTGCTGCACAAACACGTCCCACATACACATAGAAGTGTAGTATttgttttgtatgtatttgttaatTCAATCACCTGGTGAACTTTGTGATGTCTTCAAATTTGGTATATCACAACAAGAGCAGTGTACAAGAGCAGCTGTGAGTTTAAAGCACTACCATCCAATAAATTACCAATGAATTCAAGTTTGCTCTTTCAGATGCTGCATTAAAACAAAGTGTAATGAGGATAGACTGTGATGctgaattaaaaaattatttgtggtCCATAACTGATCGAATCGGTCGGAATAAACCAAGAGTCTGTGGAGGTaagtaataaatattaatgtgatATTGTCTAACTTTCTATTGGCTGATTTTCTCCATAATGGTTTTGTCAAAGCATACTtctatgttaaagggatagttcacccaaagaggaaaattatgtcattaatgactcaccctcatgtcgttccaaacccataaacctccattcatcttcggaacacagtttaagatattttagatttaatgcgagagctttctgtccctccattgaaaacctATGTACGATATACtgtcgatgaactaaccctttaaggaaccTGCATTCATTTGTTTAATGATCATTGTATACCTCCTTCCCCCTTCAGGTCTGACTTCAGATGCCATGCTGCTGGATAGTAGCTTCCAGTCAGTGACCGGAATGTCTTTTGACTGAGTTTTGGAACAATTATTCATAGGTCATGTAAGCTTAACTGCCTACACATTAGACATTAATTTTGTAAAGAACAATATGTGTACTAATGTAGCTAGCCACTGTTTACTTCAAATATTGGGTCTTGAGAAGAAATGCTTATAATACTCATAATTTGAAATCgatacaaatgtaaatatatatggcTAAGGTTAGGCAGGGGTTTTTATATTGTGGTAAGATAAGATAAGATCCATCACCCTTTAGCTGACTGGAGGAAATGATAAAAAACTGGATAATGTGTTTGACTTGTGTGACAATGTGTTGTGGTATCACTGCATGCATAGACAGTTTTTCAGGTGTGTTATAGTAGTGGCTTTATCTCTCTGATCCAATTATTTTCCTTGACTCAAATGCAATTACTGTAGTTGTGGTGTTTAATTCTAATAGgctatttgtttctttttcagtgtcacatagaTGAGATGTAATGATTGTATTCAAAATAAACCTTAACCGCACATTACATTTATCTTTCTTTTCCCCTTTTTTAGACAGATAAAGTCTTAAAATAGTGAAAATCGAATAGATGACAAACATGTGACTTTTGGGTGATGTTACAGTCTTTGGGGGAATCTTTAATTAATGTACAAATGCCAGTGTTGTGCaagttacttccaaactgtaatGCATTATAGATGActtgttactgtcatttaaaagtaattaattacctTACAATATTATAACTACAGaattaaatgtaacattctgAAATGACAAAATGTACTGCAGAGCATTTTACATCCAGTAAAGGGTATATTGATGTAGCATAATGACTAACAACAAGCTAATAATTGGCAAAGTGAAGGCTCAAGACAAAGCAAGAAACTCAGACTGCCAGAATCACAAACGATCCAAGTCTGTTAAAAGTATGGTGGAGGTCCATCCATCTTGCGAATGTACAGTCTTCTGCCATCTTCACCcattagccgcttttccactggcCAGTGCAAGCCAGGGCTAACAGCAAGTCGAGTGGAGTTAAAAGCCTCGGACCTCGAGTACAGAGGCAGAAATCATGTCGTGTCATGCCAGTATCCTCGTGGCACTCCTGTAAAACCCACCCTAAACACAACTTCACTGGATTACATCACACAATACAAAGTTCCACTAGCGAGAGTGagatgaataaaatacatttctaaacaaatatatcagtGATGGAGACGGAaaagaacatatttatataatatttttgtacatatataatatttttaattcgtTAATTTCTTGTGGTcttgctgtttattttattttttattttctatgaacaattatattttggacaaaaaaaaatgttgtaacaCAAGTGTTACTGAACATGTAcagagtaaaatattactgaaaattgactagcaatgccttacactactgcaTTACAGCAAAAATtaatgttactgtaatgcattacttttgtattgtgttactcccaacactgacaAATGCACAGTTTTTTTAATCCAGTCCCTTTCATTCCTCCTGCTCAGCAACAGAGATCTCCATCACCTTCTTCTCTctgactccatttcccataatcccccAACTAGGAACTGATTACAGTCACGCCTGTTTCTTATCAGTTGACTATAGGCATTtttcaatgtcaaggatacttccttggcaggactggtccttccaagtcacttccttcagaggctaggcgagactcctctttagcattcggagaacacgtaaatggaacaggctaacAAGTGCACTTAACaagttcactttcactttcactttcactttcacttaattgcatcattacgtcagtgaaaaggtccatttgaataacgctgtgaatggtatcattaaattacattggacaacttaactagttatttataaaagaaatgctgaTGACGCAACCAAGTTAACAATTGtaaaatgacaggtccggttcagttaaccgtttgtataatttacaatatgaaTATGGTATTTGTCCTGCCATTTAAAcgttaaaggtcctatgacatgaaaatttcactttctgaggttttttaagattaacatgagttcccctagcctgtatatgctccccaagtttctagaaattttaatCGGTGTAAATTTAGacttttctatctttctctgcctttgagaaaatggaagctcaaaccatagacagtaaaagaaatggacacagcaaccccattggaactcaattgagacaagtgaagcccatttttagcgttttttagcacttccctttctgacgcgcagactcaaacgaagcttgacgacgtcagcaacctgtctgacagatgtaaatcttctaattggctgtgcgtgcaaactgccatcgttaatcttgcagagacggcgagcttgagcggggagttctttgtcgtgagtgagcaggagtaagtattctgattaattattttgtatagtattttaaaatgtaacgccagtacgccatattaagttaattgcctgcgagcttctcctcctgtctgtacggtaatgcgacagagagtcaagtggttatgacgcaatcgttagcctattttttacaaaaactgtttatacagggccataatgtaacatagaaggtaatggagccctttatacattgtcgtgtatctttagaaataaataatggacaaacggagtctttaaacgcctcagatgtaaagttattcgctgtcaaagtgacgccaaaatgaatgggagtcaatgggaatgctaacgcaagtgaagttctgctaaaagatggcagcccccacccgacttcactTCCGGTcaagttccttgccgcctggtgtggtgtattttgccggttctccaaagaatcaaactcagtcagggatttttctctcagaagaaaagactttattttaagcaaaacaaagcc includes the following:
- the LOC127935387 gene encoding uncharacterized protein LOC127935387 isoform X1 — translated: MYAIVTLQDSDEVVVAPTNWLSLDKKQCYWPPFRSPDKCMEAVQYRIKPETGGKPWEKLNISFHREHGTFEKAKEGQKETKEQKERSYLLATGFSGMLKKQRLECTQEMLKQQLLPEPSASTSRMPADADKHELLQMLRDIKSTVQENSAMLKKLLKDNKGSEVPSSTSIPPKDVNTNIKLPLKTIKEVARTERQLEKNATTREKYVRCLSRLGGFGQKDVIKNIMQHLLTDDLASKFNWQGRGNKKPFSKLILTDVIRDAALKQSVMRIDCDAELKNYLWSITDRIGRNKPRVCGGLTSDAMLLDSSFQSVTGMSFD
- the LOC127935387 gene encoding uncharacterized protein LOC127935387 isoform X2 → MYAIVTLQDSDEVVVAPTNWLSLDKKQCYWPPFRSPDKCMEAVQYRIKPETGGKPWEKLNISFHREHGTFEKAKEGQKETKEQKERSYLLATGFSGMLKKQRLECTQEMLKQQLLPEPSASTSRMPADDKHELLQMLRDIKSTVQENSAMLKKLLKDNKGSEVPSSTSIPPKDVNTNIKLPLKTIKEVARTERQLEKNATTREKYVRCLSRLGGFGQKDVIKNIMQHLLTDDLASKFNWQGRGNKKPFSKLILTDVIRDAALKQSVMRIDCDAELKNYLWSITDRIGRNKPRVCGGLTSDAMLLDSSFQSVTGMSFD